The stretch of DNA ccctgggagggcatcccgcccaaccaacgggcgggatgctgTGCTGatgggcatcccgccctttggtcgggcgggaggtccccccagcggctatttaagccccaacctgccccaaaaaatgccattttatccagcaaaaatcagaaaaaagagaaagagaggagaggaagagagaagaggaagcggcgaagccctgtccacacgtcgattttgaggtatattctcgttctagccatataagtacttgaaaataactataattaggaaatatttgttagagtagttatgttttgaatagttttagtattttcatttgtttttagtataatttataatctgaatagtttagaatctgtaaaatataatctgggagtcgctgaaatttaggatcgtcgttcgttgtgtattaatatgtagtataactagtttattaatgattgacagatatgtcttccgagaagggtattttcagtatatattacggagaaggaaatgtgatttatgggccgaatggggtagatttaagtgaattcaactgtgcggtcagaggaattaccagaccgcacgagaggacatttgaatccctatgcaactggttaatgaggggactaAGGATTAAttaggagacacacactgtgagtgttcaatgcgtcataaatcgtaccactcacgctttgatctgggagcttatgccacttataagcaacgaggactggttaacttatctgcaaaatgcaagtcattggcagtggccactggtactccttgtcagtgtgcaccaaaaccctcctttgataaacattgaagctggtccgggggatgaaaatattgatgaagaggtcgaggaggcaaacattgaggcaggtggcaccgcagcacctcaatgcgtggctgatgagggggagaacataccctttattgttgaacagctgcaagacgaagaacgtgaattggatgaagcaatgaatgccgattcgtctgatgatgacgatgatgtgcctcaagattgggtaagcagcgacttcagtcatcttgtcgtagatgacggctgtagctggccttcggattgcagggagaatgaaattatccagggtgcaaggtaccactcaattgaagaggtgaaggaagctgttaagtgctggtctctctctcttatgcgagagtttaagacagtcgagtgcaaatctcgtaagtatgatgtggtatgtgtgaaggatggctgtccatggcgggtgcatgcctacaagggtaaatggaaagattattgggaatgctccattgtcactcagcacacttgtcatttgcctggggtgcagaagagccatcgcaacctcacgtcgcaatacatcgcaaatgagatgtacgggacgatagtacagaacttgtcatatgaaccaaagtctattatcaggtatattcaggaaaagtacaagtataccatctcatacagtaaggcgtggagtgcaaaacaaaaggtgttggagatgaggtttggtacgttcgaggctgcatatgataatgttcctcgaatgctggccgtcctatgtcagagaaatcctggaagctactatgacctgaaaactctagacagaggagaaggtccgccccacatattgcagcgggtctttttcagcttgggtccatgcattaatgcattccatcactgccggcctatcctgtgcatcgacgagacctttctcacaggaaagtatagattgcaaatgctgacagctattggagtggatggaaacaatcaattgctgcctgttgcttttgcttttgttgagagtgagaacacagacagttggtactggtttctggaacgggttaagcttgcagtcgttcgggatagggaagatgtctgcctgattcatgatcgtcacgccggcatactgagggcaattctagatttgcagcaggggtgtgtggagaccggagagccacCCAAGTGGCatgatgttcgcagtaggtggtgcatgagacatatcggtgcaaactttttcaggcaattcaagaacaaacagcttatggatatgttcaagaggctatgcaaggaaacgaatcagcaaaaatttaacaagcagtggcagaaacttgatgaactgaccgggaagaaaagagccgaggacgcatcaaaaaacataactgcacaggatgaagcagaggctttgtgctctttgccaacagatactgcacgtactcgcagaaggtctggctcagcggtgaaaaaattttctgaatggattgagaatgaacctaaggagaagtgggcgttactttatgataccgatggtgcaagatacggtataatgaccaccaacttcgccgaagtttacaattgggtgctgcgaggtgttcgtgggcttccactggttgcaattgttgaattcattgtccgcgggtgtaccgattactttcgggagcggttcaataaaaatcaggtattcatgcgagatccagacagaaattttggattcaaggtaacagaatacatgactaagaaggcagaaagcgcccggctacaccatgtacggcaatgtggaacacaggagctcaagtttgaggtatctcctaaagatagggcgcgacatggcatgagacgtcaaactcctgtaaaggagtgcattctcaagttcgatggaacttgttgttgctcatgcatgaggcccaagttgctgcacttaccttgttctcatgtaatggctgcttgtgcagatattggacatcctgtcgatatatatgtttcacattacttcagaaaggagacaattgctagcacctggcagtatgagatctatgggttccgtttggttggatcgttcactgagacagcgaatcctgttatctatattccagacccaagatcatcacgggttaagagaggacgccgtcagtcacggcgtattcgtaatgatatggatgagtcagagctccgtccgaggatacaacgctgcagtgcatgtaatcagattggacacacgtataaacgttgtccaaccaatgatgctggccccagttgtgctgaagctggccctacaggtgatgctacagatggaagacctccggttgcatcaagaagtgggagacgtcgccgatcgagtgctagtacgtcatcaggcatcatttagttgtaattttatttaaacgttattcgctcatatgtaatatttgctgcgttgagattctatcacacctagatacgtatttgtaatatttgccgcattgattgaagacacaatatttggattcatgtatttgtaatatttgtaatgttcattatcatattattttattttaaatggcttcatgtattgtactatcgtaatatttagattctacgttgcaaacgttatcgtttaactatcttcgtacgagttttagataccgtaatcttctttggaaaattgaattaaaattttatgtgcatacataagagtatggcgaatgaatcttatatttgaaaaaattctgaatttcaaatagtttcagaaacaaataatctaagaaaaaatataacaaaaatggaccaggagcataagattatagtttttagaactttataggttttagaactttgactatatattagatattaaataatatcacattagagaataacaatagattttaattagaaaagggttataattaggtttagttaacatttcaaatttgaaaaattcaagacaaaagaagttaaatttacatcaaatttgagtttgaaactttgcacaaaggtacctagagtttatagaatagtcataccaaacttcataaacaacaaagcatgaaatcctAAAGTTATGGAtaaactttccttaatcttagttttaaaataggagtaaaagtattttgtttcaaactaaactccattaacaaaagttatagagtttgaaatctactttctaacaaaactagttttgctatttttggatttttctgtgaattgttacgaattttggaagccagaaaacacatacacatgaaataacaccaggaggcatcccgcccagtggccgggcgggaggcatcccgcccagtggccgggcgggaggcctccTTCAGGGACCACTTCGCGAATGAAAaaagttttcttattcgcgaagaggtccctggaaattttttttgagcatcccgccctttggttgggcgggatgctcctttccgccctcccagcgggcgggaggcacccatttccctaaatttcttcaactggcacccctttttcgaattttattttttttttatcccctttttGAAAAAAACTCCCTGGCATGTCAGGCCTTCCCACTCGAACGAAACCCTGCCGAGCGAAGCGTAGTGTCACTGGTTCTGGGGCCCCACCGGAGGCCCCACGTGAGCGCCGCCGATGCAAAATCCGGCGCCGTGCATCCGGTCCCGTCCTTCCGGGCGCCGTACCGTACTCTTCGTGCCGCCGGAATCTCCCTGTCGGATCCGCTCGCGCCCTGCTATTTCTGCAGATGACAATGGTGGTGCTCGTACCAACTGGACTTTTTAATTCTTAACACAAGCTTAGATAAAACGTTTTCTCAGTGGTCCCAACCGATAGGTTGGTGAGCTCTTGCGCGGGACAGCACATCTCAATCCTAGAGAAACACAAACCGGATCTCGTTAGCTTTGCACTCTGGAGATGATGGCTTGAGATGTGGGTTCCAGGTCGCAGCGacgcaccagcagcagcagcagcatcgtGCTGCAGTGTTGTGCGTCGCTGGTGACTGGTGAGGAAATAATGCGAGTGAAACAGCAAAGGAAAGGAAGCACGCAGGAAAGGGCGAAGGCAAGCCACTGGCGCCATTTTTATTCGGTTTATGGTACACAAAAGTACAGGACGGGCTTTTTTTTTGCACACACTCCGTGCATTGCATCTCACGGCTTCGCAAAGCAAGAGGCATGGGTGGACCACTTCGCATCAGTCACTCGTCGAGGTTCCATCAGGTAGCGGCACACCTGCTGGGCACGGCAGCTCAGCTCAGCTCAGTCCTCGTGGTCCCAGAGCTCAGATGCGCTCTTGTACGGTCCGTGGGTCTTGTTCACGAAGAGTTCCTCACCGGTCAGGACTCGCTTCTGCAGCAGGGACCGCGCACGTTAGATCAGGCGAAAACGATCTTAAACAAAAATAGATCAGGCAAAAACGATTAATTATTGCTACTAGCTGCTGCAGTAAACAGATCAAATGATTCCCTATGCCTCTATCTGAAAACTCCTGTTCGTCTAGTGCTTAAGTGGCATCACAAGCTCAGCTGATGCCGAGAAGCCTACCACATCGTCCACCAAGATTCCACCAAAATCAGGTAGCAGATTTACAACAGTGGTTTCAACGACCATCTTCTCTTAGCTAGTAACATACAAAACATACCGATATAGCACTAAGTTATGCTTAAACCCAAAAGTTATGCCGGTCCTCACCTCATCTTTGATGCTGCACAAGACCTTGAAGTCCTCCTCAGGGATCTCCCATCCGAACACCTGAATGTTCTCCTTGATCCTTTCGTCTTTGGTTGATTTGGGAATAACGCTCGTTCCCCTTTGGATGGCCCACTTGATGAGCACCTGACCTGGGGTCTTGTTCAGTTTCTTGGCTACCTGCGGTTAAATGTTTGGAGTGAGAACTAGACGTGAAGAGCTTTAACTGAAATACTATATGCTTCTTGTTCATTGTATTAGCAAAGGAACCTTTTCGACAACCGGATCATGTGCAAGGTTCTTCTCTGAAGAACCCAGTGGAGAGTAAGCCTGAAAAGTGCAACGTAACAAAAATACACAAGAACGTAAGTATTTTTGTTTTGAAAAACAAAATATGCTTAGAAAGAAAACATTAGTGATTTTACTTCAAAAAGGCACAACGTTAATGAGATCACACTGCCATATCTGATTTTAAGAAGAAATATCTTACAGTAACATGAATCCCGTGCTTCTTGCAGGCCTCAAAAATTTTGTCGTTCTTCCAACCAGGGTGCATTTCCATCTGTATCCAACAAAGTCAAGAAAGGGTCAATTCGAATTCAATTTGGCCATCTCAATATGTTGTAGTGGATCAATTCTAAATAGCTCACAACCTGGCATGCTGATGGTGGAACTTTCGCTGAACGCAACAGGCGGTTTAGCTTGGTAACTGTATAATTGCAAACACCTATGTCCTTAACTAGTCCATCTTTCACAAGGCTTTCCATTTCCCTCCATACTCCTTCCATGTCAAACTCCAGCACTTCCCCAGCTTCTGGAGGCATGTGTGCCCCATCTTTTAGTCGGAAGGGCCAATGGATCTGTGTTCATTTGTCAGTGCAAGTAGAATTATTCTATCGGAAGGAACTTATCACATTTCTGTACGCAAGAGCTTAATTTCAAATTCCTACTAGATAACAGGGTAAGCAGGCAGGTGTAAGTCGAACCAGTATCTAAAGTAACCATAAGCTATAAGTACTATATTGCTCCTTAGTGTACAATTTTCAGCTAACAGTAAGAAAGTTGAAATAATAGAAAGTTATTGATTTAGGTTTCTTACAAGGTAGAGATCAATATAATCCAACTGCAAATCCTTGAGCGTGCTCTGTAGCGCTGGCCGAACCTTATCAGGAACCAAGTCTGTGCACCTGAAGCAGTCAAATATTGATCACATTTGCATATCAGAATATACTATTAATACTGACATTTAAGTATTCTGAGGACAATATGTAAATTGTGCAAGTGAATACCATAGTTTTGATGTTACAAACAAATCTTTCCTGCTGATCCCAGCCTCCATTGCAGCTTTCAGTCCTTTACCGACCTAGTGGCAGAGGATGTTTTACGACATACATACACCTACTACTAGCAAGGCTAATACAGAAACATAATTTTATTTTGATTTGTACCTCCTTTTCTACTCCGTACTGAGCAGCTGTGTCCACATGCCTATATCCAGCCTGCAAGGGTAACCAGAAATTCAAAATTCAATTGAATTAGAAGCAGGCTCTGCAGAGTTCAGGTTATAAATCAAATGAGCATGGTGAATTCTTCAGAGACAAGCTAACACTACAAGCCTACAACAGATACGGCCTTTAAGCTGTTCACCTCCGTTTAA from Panicum hallii strain FIL2 chromosome 3, PHallii_v3.1, whole genome shotgun sequence encodes:
- the LOC112884612 gene encoding aldose reductase codes for the protein MASAQAMGQGEQDHFVLKSGHTIPAVGLGTWRAGSDTAHSVKTAITEAGYRHVDTAAQYGVEKEVGKGLKAAMEAGISRKDLFVTSKLWCTDLVPDKVRPALQSTLKDLQLDYIDLYLIHWPFRLKDGAHMPPEAGEVLEFDMEGVWREMESLVKDGLVKDIGVCNYTVTKLNRLLRSAKVPPSACQMEMHPGWKNDKIFEACKKHGIHVTAYSPLGSSEKNLAHDPVVEKVAKKLNKTPGQVLIKWAIQRGTSVIPKSTKDERIKENIQVFGWEIPEEDFKVLCSIKDEKRVLTGEELFVNKTHGPYKSASELWDHED